A portion of the Streptomyces erythrochromogenes genome contains these proteins:
- the rnpA gene encoding ribonuclease P protein component, which translates to MLSPENRLRRREDFASAVRRGRRAGRPLLVVHLRTSGATDPHESGEIDPSSRAGFVVSKAVGNAVIRNRVKRRLRHLVRERLSQLPAGSLVVVRALPGAGDAGPDELARDLDAALVRLLGGVAR; encoded by the coding sequence GTGCTGTCTCCCGAGAATCGGCTGAGGCGGCGCGAGGACTTCGCGAGCGCGGTACGTCGAGGACGCCGGGCCGGTCGCCCACTCCTCGTCGTCCACCTACGTACAAGCGGTGCAACGGACCCGCACGAGTCGGGGGAGATCGATCCCTCGTCGCGTGCGGGTTTCGTCGTCAGCAAGGCCGTCGGCAACGCCGTCATACGGAACCGGGTGAAGCGCCGTCTTCGCCATCTGGTCCGCGAGCGGCTCTCGCAGCTGCCCGCCGGTAGCCTGGTGGTGGTACGAGCGTTGCCCGGAGCGGGCGATGCCGGCCCCGACGAACTGGCCCGGGACCTGGATGCCGCTCTGGTGCGGCTCCTGGGAGGCGTGGCTCGATGA
- the yidD gene encoding membrane protein insertion efficiency factor YidD: MKYPLLALIKLYQWTISPLLGPVCRYYPSCSHYGYTAIDRHGAVKGTALTAWRILRCNPWSPGGVDHVPPRKRPRWHEQLRSALRRSRNAQGA, encoded by the coding sequence ATGAAGTACCCGCTGCTCGCTTTGATCAAGCTGTACCAGTGGACGATCAGTCCGCTGCTCGGGCCGGTGTGCCGCTATTACCCGTCGTGTTCGCACTACGGGTACACGGCCATCGACCGGCATGGTGCGGTGAAGGGGACAGCGCTCACCGCCTGGCGGATCCTGCGGTGCAATCCGTGGTCCCCGGGTGGCGTGGACCATGTCCCACCCCGTAAACGCCCGCGTTGGCACGAGCAGCTGCGCAGTGCGTTGCGTAGATCTCGCAATGCTCAAGGAGCCTGA
- the yidC gene encoding membrane protein insertase YidC: MDTIAGLFSFITTPVSWIIVQFHSLYGAIFGPDSGWAWGLSIVSLVVLIRICLIPLFVKQIKATRGMQALQPKMKAIQERYKNDKQRQSEEMMKLYKETGTNPLSSCLPILAQSPFFFALYHVLANIADGKTIGVLNQQLVDSAREAKIFGAPIAAKFMDSSEKVAALGASLTDVRVVTAVMIVMMSLSQFYTQRQLMQKNVDLSVKTPFMQQQKMLMYIFPVIFAVMGINFPVGVLVYWLTTNVWTMGQQMYVINQNPTPGSKAQDQYLTRLLKHATSHGEVKGRGKKKTVAAIVAKGPDRNDIERKFITALSKQGLAAQADGSVIKSSESTADSDAASGGAAKRQQPKRQTKSQRQTPSKPSPKK, encoded by the coding sequence GTGGACACGATCGCCGGTCTGTTCAGCTTTATCACCACACCCGTTTCCTGGATCATCGTCCAGTTCCACTCGCTGTACGGGGCAATTTTCGGGCCGGACAGTGGATGGGCCTGGGGCCTGTCCATCGTGTCCCTGGTGGTCTTGATCCGTATCTGCCTGATCCCGCTCTTCGTGAAGCAGATCAAGGCGACGCGTGGCATGCAGGCGCTCCAGCCGAAGATGAAGGCGATCCAGGAGCGCTACAAGAACGACAAGCAGCGTCAGTCCGAAGAGATGATGAAGCTGTACAAGGAGACGGGTACCAACCCGCTCTCCTCGTGCCTTCCCATCCTGGCGCAGTCGCCGTTCTTCTTCGCGCTGTACCACGTGCTGGCGAACATCGCCGACGGCAAGACCATCGGCGTCCTGAACCAGCAGCTCGTCGACAGCGCCCGTGAGGCCAAGATCTTCGGCGCGCCGATCGCCGCCAAGTTCATGGACAGCTCCGAGAAGGTCGCCGCCCTCGGCGCCTCGCTCACGGACGTCCGGGTCGTGACTGCGGTCATGATCGTCATGATGTCGCTGTCGCAGTTCTACACCCAGCGTCAGCTGATGCAGAAGAACGTCGACCTGTCGGTCAAGACGCCGTTCATGCAGCAGCAGAAGATGCTGATGTACATCTTCCCGGTGATCTTCGCGGTCATGGGTATCAACTTCCCCGTCGGTGTCCTCGTCTACTGGCTGACCACCAACGTCTGGACCATGGGTCAGCAGATGTACGTGATCAACCAGAACCCGACGCCGGGCAGCAAGGCGCAGGACCAGTACCTGACGCGGCTGCTCAAGCACGCCACCTCGCACGGTGAGGTCAAGGGCCGGGGCAAGAAGAAGACCGTCGCTGCCATCGTGGCCAAGGGCCCGGACCGCAACGACATCGAGCGGAAGTTCATCACGGCCCTGTCGAAGCAGGGCCTGGCCGCTCAGGCGGACGGTTCCGTGATCAAGAGTTCCGAGTCCACGGCGGATTCGGATGCCGCGAGCGGTGGTGCCGCGAAGCGGCAGCAGCCGAAGCGGCAGACGAAGTCGCAGCGCCAGACGCCCAGCAAGCCCTCTCCCAAGAAGTAA
- a CDS encoding Jag family protein, whose amino-acid sequence MTEGTTTAAAESGDTLTRLEQEGEIAADYLEGLLDIADLDGDIDMDVEADRAAVSIVSDSASRDLQKLVGRDGEVLEALQELTRLAVHRETGDRSRLMLDIAGFRAKKREELAALGAKAAADVKASGEPLKLAPMTPFERKVVHDAVAAAGLRSESEGEEPQRFVVVLPA is encoded by the coding sequence GTGACGGAAGGCACCACCACCGCCGCCGCTGAGAGTGGCGACACCCTGACCCGCCTCGAGCAGGAGGGTGAGATCGCGGCCGACTACCTCGAGGGTCTGCTGGACATCGCAGACCTGGACGGCGACATCGACATGGACGTCGAGGCAGACCGTGCCGCGGTGTCGATCGTCAGTGACTCCGCCAGCCGCGACCTGCAGAAGCTCGTGGGCCGCGATGGTGAGGTCCTGGAGGCCCTGCAGGAGCTGACCCGCCTGGCCGTGCACCGGGAGACCGGGGACCGCAGCCGGCTGATGCTCGACATCGCCGGGTTCCGTGCGAAGAAGCGCGAGGAGCTGGCGGCCCTGGGCGCGAAGGCGGCGGCGGACGTGAAGGCGTCCGGAGAGCCGCTGAAGCTGGCTCCGATGACCCCCTTCGAGCGGAAGGTCGTCCACGACGCCGTGGCGGCCGCCGGTCTGCGCAGCGAGTCCGAGGGCGAGGAGCCGCAGCGCTTCGTCGTTGTGCTCCCGGCCTGA
- the rsmG gene encoding 16S rRNA (guanine(527)-N(7))-methyltransferase RsmG has translation MTEAAELPEAPEEARAVFGEFFPEAVRYAELLADAGVKRGLIGPREVPRLWERHLLNCAVLSEVVPQGVTVCDVGSGAGLPGIPLALVRRDLKITLLEPLLRRTTFLQEAVELLGLDHVTVVRGRAEEVLGKLQPVHVVTARAVAPLDRLAGWGVPLLRPYGEMLALKGDTAEEELVSAKTALTKLGVVKTSVLQVGEGLVDPLSTVVRVEVGESPGGVRFAAKRAKAARVGRTRRRR, from the coding sequence GTGACGGAGGCAGCTGAGCTTCCCGAGGCGCCTGAAGAGGCGCGCGCGGTGTTCGGTGAGTTTTTCCCGGAAGCTGTGCGGTATGCGGAGCTGCTCGCGGACGCGGGAGTCAAGCGCGGCCTGATCGGGCCGCGCGAGGTGCCGCGGCTCTGGGAGCGGCACCTGCTGAACTGCGCAGTCCTGTCGGAGGTGGTGCCCCAGGGCGTCACCGTGTGCGACGTGGGCTCGGGTGCGGGGCTGCCCGGCATCCCGCTGGCGCTGGTGCGTCGGGATCTCAAGATCACACTGCTCGAGCCGCTGCTGCGGCGGACGACCTTCCTCCAGGAGGCCGTGGAGCTGCTGGGCCTGGACCACGTCACCGTGGTGCGCGGGCGGGCCGAGGAGGTCCTCGGCAAGCTCCAGCCGGTACACGTGGTGACGGCGCGCGCCGTGGCTCCGCTGGACCGGCTGGCCGGCTGGGGTGTTCCCCTGCTGCGCCCGTACGGGGAGATGCTGGCGCTCAAGGGCGACACCGCCGAGGAGGAGCTGGTCTCGGCCAAGACGGCGCTGACGAAGCTCGGTGTGGTGAAGACCTCGGTGCTGCAGGTGGGTGAGGGTCTGGTGGACCCGCTGTCGACGGTGGTCCGGGTCGAGGTCGGAGAGAGCCCCGGTGGGGTGAGGTTCGCGGCCAAGCGGGCTAAGGCCGCCCGGGTCGGACGGACTCGCCGGCGGCGTTGA
- a CDS encoding ParA family protein, translating to MAGSVHREPDVEESDTVRSDANLAGPMADPVPGPRSEPVGEDVSRETSPPPLVDNETPIGRSAQLAVEAMGRSGAAMPRPDQTRVIVVANQKGGVGKTTTTVNLAASLALNGARVLVVDLDPQGNASTALGIDHHADVPSIYHVLVDSRPLLEVVQPVVDVEGLFCAPATIDLAGAEIELVSLVARESRLQRAIQAYDQPLDYILIDCPPSLGLLTVNALVAGAEVLIPIQCEYYALEGLGQLLRNVDLVRAHLNPALHVSTILLTMYDGRTRLASQVADEVRSHFGKEVLRTSIPRSVRISEAPSYGQTVLTYDPGSSGSLSYLEAAREIAYRGVGMQYESQHAHLGAGMNSTQSMAEGIQ from the coding sequence ATGGCAGGCTCTGTTCATCGCGAGCCTGATGTCGAGGAGAGTGACACCGTGCGGTCCGACGCCAACCTCGCGGGGCCGATGGCCGACCCGGTCCCCGGTCCCCGCTCTGAACCGGTGGGTGAGGATGTTTCACGTGAAACATCGCCCCCACCCCTTGTAGACAACGAGACCCCCATCGGTCGATCCGCCCAGCTGGCGGTGGAGGCGATGGGACGCTCGGGTGCGGCCATGCCGCGCCCGGATCAGACCCGTGTCATCGTGGTCGCCAACCAGAAGGGCGGCGTGGGCAAGACCACGACGACCGTGAACCTGGCGGCCTCGCTGGCTCTGAACGGGGCACGGGTCCTCGTGGTCGACCTCGACCCGCAGGGAAACGCGTCCACCGCTCTGGGAATCGACCATCACGCGGACGTGCCCTCCATCTACCACGTGCTCGTGGACAGCCGGCCGCTGCTGGAGGTGGTCCAGCCGGTGGTCGACGTGGAGGGGCTCTTCTGTGCTCCGGCCACGATCGATCTGGCGGGTGCGGAGATCGAGCTGGTGTCACTGGTGGCGAGGGAGAGCCGGCTCCAGCGGGCGATCCAGGCGTACGACCAGCCCCTCGACTACATCCTGATCGACTGCCCGCCCTCGCTCGGCCTGCTGACGGTGAACGCCCTGGTGGCCGGAGCCGAGGTGCTGATCCCGATCCAGTGCGAGTACTACGCGCTGGAGGGCCTGGGCCAGCTGCTGCGCAACGTCGATCTGGTGCGGGCCCACCTCAACCCGGCCCTCCACGTGTCGACCATCCTGCTGACGATGTACGACGGCAGGACCCGGCTGGCATCGCAGGTGGCGGATGAGGTGCGCAGCCACTTCGGCAAGGAGGTGCTCCGGACGAGCATCCCCCGGTCGGTGCGCATCTCCGAGGCGCCGAGCTACGGGCAGACGGTGCTCACGTATGACCCGGGTTCCAGTGGTTCCCTCTCCTATCTGGAGGCGGCGCGAGAGATCGCGTATCGGGGGGTCGGAATGCAGTACGAGTCCCAGCACGCCCATCTGGGCGCGGGCATGAACAGCACGCAGAGTATGGCGGAGGGGATCCAGTGA
- a CDS encoding ParB/RepB/Spo0J family partition protein produces MSERRRGLGRGLAALIPQAPQEKVLPASNAGSTSPTAVPELPSERGVAAAKLAALAQADVSRETSLAVLPVAEPEPELEPEANMVAGATFAELPMDTITPNPRQPREVFDEDALAELVTSIQEVGLLQPVVVRQSAPGRYELIMGERRWRACREAGLEAIPAIIRATDDEKLLLDALLENLHRAQLNPLEEAAAYDQLLQDFNCTHDQLADRIGRSRPQVSNTLRLLKLSPPVQRRVAAGVLSAGHARALLSVEDSAEQDRLAHRIVAEGLSVRAVEEIVTLMASEPSSAVKPKGPRAGARVSPALSELATRLSDRFETRVKVDLGQKKGKITVEFASMEDLERILGTLAPGEGRVLDQGLSGE; encoded by the coding sequence GTGAGTGAGCGACGTAGAGGTCTGGGACGGGGGCTCGCCGCGCTGATCCCGCAGGCTCCGCAGGAGAAGGTGCTTCCGGCGAGCAATGCCGGTTCCACATCTCCGACGGCGGTACCGGAGCTGCCGTCCGAGCGAGGGGTCGCGGCGGCGAAGCTCGCGGCGCTGGCGCAGGCCGATGTTTCACGTGAAACATCGCTAGCGGTCCTCCCGGTGGCCGAGCCCGAGCCGGAGCTGGAGCCCGAGGCGAACATGGTGGCGGGAGCGACGTTCGCGGAGCTTCCGATGGACACGATCACCCCGAACCCGCGGCAGCCGCGCGAGGTGTTCGACGAGGACGCGCTCGCCGAGCTGGTGACCTCCATTCAGGAGGTGGGTCTGCTCCAGCCGGTGGTGGTGCGCCAGTCGGCACCCGGCCGCTACGAGCTGATCATGGGTGAGCGGCGTTGGCGCGCCTGCCGGGAAGCCGGACTGGAGGCCATTCCGGCGATCATCCGTGCGACGGACGACGAGAAGCTGCTGCTGGACGCCCTGCTGGAGAACCTGCACCGGGCTCAGCTCAACCCGCTGGAAGAGGCTGCGGCCTACGACCAGCTGCTCCAGGACTTCAACTGCACGCACGACCAGCTGGCCGACCGGATCGGCCGCTCGCGTCCCCAGGTGTCGAACACCCTGCGACTGCTGAAGCTGTCGCCGCCGGTGCAGCGCCGGGTGGCCGCCGGGGTGCTCTCGGCGGGGCATGCGCGGGCGCTGCTGTCGGTGGAGGACTCCGCGGAGCAGGACCGGCTGGCGCACCGGATCGTGGCCGAGGGTCTGTCGGTGCGTGCGGTCGAGGAGATCGTGACGCTGATGGCCTCGGAGCCTTCGAGTGCTGTGAAGCCGAAGGGTCCGCGTGCGGGAGCCCGGGTGTCGCCGGCGCTCAGCGAGCTGGCGACGCGGCTGTCGGACCGGTTCGAGACCCGGGTGAAGGTGGACCTGGGCCAGAAGAAGGGCAAGATCACCGTCGAATTCGCTTCGATGGAGGATCTGGAGCGGATTCTGGGGACGCTGGCACCGGGCGAGGGCCGGGTGCTGGATCAGGGCCTCTCCGGGGAGTGA
- a CDS encoding GNAT family N-acetyltransferase → MGRRLVPLTLDNLQDLPRRCRSCVFWELDPVSGEAAVKAGTSATEKEAWISAVLLEWGSCGRVVYVDEVPVGFVLYAPPAYVPRATAFPTSPVSPDAVQLITGWIMPGYQGQGLGRVMVQTVAKDLLRRGFRAIEAFGDARWEGPACLLPADHLLAVGFKTVRPHPAHPRLRLELRSTLSWKEDVELALDRLLGGARKEPALRPL, encoded by the coding sequence ATGGGTCGTCGGCTGGTACCGCTCACGCTGGACAACCTCCAGGACCTGCCTCGACGTTGCCGGTCCTGCGTCTTCTGGGAACTGGACCCGGTCAGCGGTGAGGCGGCCGTGAAGGCGGGCACTTCGGCGACGGAGAAGGAGGCGTGGATCTCCGCTGTTCTGCTGGAGTGGGGATCCTGCGGCCGTGTGGTCTACGTCGACGAGGTTCCGGTGGGCTTCGTGCTGTACGCACCGCCGGCGTACGTCCCCCGCGCCACCGCCTTCCCGACGAGTCCGGTCTCGCCGGACGCCGTTCAGCTGATCACCGGGTGGATCATGCCCGGATACCAGGGGCAGGGGCTGGGCCGGGTCATGGTGCAGACGGTGGCCAAGGATCTGCTGCGCAGGGGGTTCCGCGCGATCGAGGCCTTCGGAGACGCACGATGGGAGGGGCCGGCCTGCCTGTTGCCGGCCGACCATCTCCTGGCCGTGGGCTTCAAGACCGTACGTCCTCATCCGGCCCATCCCCGGCTGCGGCTGGAGCTGCGGTCGACCCTGTCCTGGAAGGAAGACGTCGAGCTGGCTCTGGACCGGCTGCTGGGCGGCGCCCGAAAGGAGCCGGCGCTACGGCCGCTCTGA
- the trxA gene encoding thioredoxin — protein sequence MAGTLKNVTDADFDAEVLRSDKPVLVDFWAAWCGPCRQIAPSLEAIAAEYGDQIEIVKLNIDENPATAAKYGVMSIPTLNVYQGGEVAKTIVGAKPKAAILRDLADFVEVKTA from the coding sequence GTGGCCGGCACCCTCAAGAACGTGACCGACGCCGACTTCGACGCCGAGGTCCTCAGGAGCGACAAGCCCGTACTGGTCGACTTCTGGGCCGCCTGGTGCGGACCGTGCCGCCAGATCGCGCCGTCCCTCGAGGCCATCGCCGCCGAGTACGGCGACCAGATCGAGATCGTCAAGCTCAACATCGACGAGAACCCGGCCACCGCCGCCAAGTACGGCGTCATGTCCATCCCGACGCTCAACGTCTACCAGGGCGGCGAGGTCGCCAAGACCATCGTCGGCGCCAAGCCGAAGGCCGCCATCCTGCGCGACCTCGCTGACTTCGTCGAGGTCAAGACCGCCTGA
- the trxB gene encoding thioredoxin-disulfide reductase encodes MSDVRNVIIIGSGPAGYTAALYTARASLKPLVFEGAVTAGGALMNTTEVENFPGFQDGIMGPDLMDNMRGQAERFGAELVPDDIVAVDLTGEIKTVTDTAGTVHRAKAVIVTTGSQHRKLGLPNEDALSGRGVSWCATCDGFFFKDHDIAVVGGGDTAIEEATFLSRFAKSVTIVHRRDSLRASKAMQDRAFADPKIKFAWDSEVSEIHGEQKLTGLTLRNTKTGETSELPVTGLFIAVGHDPRTELFKDQLELDDEGYLKVDAPSTRTSVTGVFGAGDVVDHTYRQAITAAGTGCSAALDAERFLAALADAEKAHAAV; translated from the coding sequence GTGAGCGACGTTCGAAACGTGATCATCATCGGCTCCGGGCCGGCCGGTTACACCGCCGCCCTGTACACCGCACGCGCTTCGCTCAAGCCCCTGGTCTTCGAAGGTGCCGTCACCGCCGGTGGCGCACTGATGAACACCACCGAGGTGGAGAACTTCCCCGGTTTCCAGGACGGCATCATGGGCCCGGACCTGATGGACAACATGCGTGGCCAGGCCGAGCGCTTCGGCGCCGAGCTGGTCCCGGACGACATCGTGGCCGTGGACCTCACCGGCGAGATCAAGACCGTGACCGACACCGCCGGCACCGTGCACCGCGCGAAGGCCGTCATCGTCACCACCGGCTCGCAGCACCGCAAGCTCGGCCTGCCCAACGAGGACGCCCTCTCCGGCCGCGGCGTCTCCTGGTGCGCCACCTGTGACGGGTTCTTCTTCAAGGACCACGACATCGCCGTCGTCGGCGGCGGTGACACCGCGATCGAGGAGGCGACCTTCCTCTCGCGGTTCGCCAAGTCCGTGACGATCGTCCACCGCCGTGACAGCCTGCGCGCCTCCAAGGCCATGCAGGACCGTGCGTTCGCCGACCCGAAGATCAAGTTCGCCTGGGACAGCGAGGTCTCCGAGATCCACGGCGAGCAGAAGCTCACCGGCCTGACCCTGCGCAACACCAAGACCGGTGAGACTTCCGAGCTTCCCGTGACCGGCCTGTTTATCGCCGTCGGCCACGACCCGCGCACCGAGCTCTTCAAGGACCAGCTGGAGCTCGACGACGAGGGCTACCTCAAGGTCGACGCCCCCTCCACCCGTACCAGCGTCACCGGCGTGTTCGGCGCCGGCGACGTCGTGGACCACACGTACCGTCAGGCCATCACGGCCGCGGGCACCGGTTGCTCCGCCGCCCTCGACGCCGAGCGCTTCCTCGCCGCCCTCGCGGACGCGGAGAAGGCGCACGCGGCGGTCTGA
- a CDS encoding anti-sigma factor, producing the protein MSPATGTPGTTGTIRHPDVSEISDLTEGLLSPSRTTEIRRHLDGCALCADVRSSLEEIRGLLGTLPGPARMPGDIAGRIDAALAAEALLDATQPRDQATPAPRPRTTQRAVSRETAPAGHPTGPTGPGRRRARRRIAVLGGLAGAAACAVGLFLFADFADTPHPNTAASDSAAHPPVSAAAGGTYTAQGLRDSVQRLIASGTTAKTDPGEQNNTYGLDDTTGAPGVAPGGKRMAPAVPACVQDATGRSDAPLAAERGSYQGAAVHLLVLPHPDDASRVDAYLVDSTCESTGSATPGKVLLKNTYPRS; encoded by the coding sequence GTGAGCCCTGCGACTGGCACGCCCGGCACGACCGGCACGATCCGGCACCCGGACGTCTCGGAGATCTCCGACCTGACCGAAGGACTCCTCTCCCCGTCCCGAACCACGGAAATCCGCCGTCACCTCGACGGCTGCGCCCTGTGCGCCGATGTCCGCTCCTCCCTGGAGGAGATCCGCGGGCTCCTCGGCACCCTGCCCGGGCCTGCCCGCATGCCCGGCGACATCGCCGGACGGATCGACGCGGCCCTCGCCGCCGAGGCCCTGCTCGACGCGACCCAGCCGCGGGACCAGGCCACTCCGGCCCCCCGCCCCCGCACGACGCAACGCGCTGTTTCACGTGAAACAGCGCCCGCCGGTCACCCGACCGGCCCAACCGGTCCCGGCCGACGCCGCGCCCGTCGTCGGATCGCCGTCCTCGGCGGCCTGGCCGGCGCCGCCGCGTGCGCCGTGGGCCTCTTCCTCTTCGCCGACTTCGCCGACACCCCCCACCCCAACACCGCGGCCTCGGACTCCGCCGCCCACCCGCCCGTCAGCGCCGCCGCCGGCGGCACCTACACCGCGCAGGGTCTGCGGGACAGCGTCCAGCGGCTCATCGCTTCGGGAACGACTGCGAAGACCGACCCGGGCGAACAGAACAACACGTACGGGCTGGACGACACCACCGGCGCTCCCGGGGTCGCTCCCGGTGGCAAGCGGATGGCGCCTGCGGTCCCCGCCTGCGTCCAGGACGCCACGGGCCGCTCCGATGCGCCGCTCGCCGCCGAACGCGGCAGCTACCAGGGCGCCGCAGTCCACCTGCTCGTCCTGCCGCACCCGGACGACGCCTCGCGTGTGGACGCCTACCTCGTCGACTCCACGTGCGAGAGCACCGGCTCGGCCACTCCGGGGAAGGTCCTCCTGAAGAACACCTATCCGCGAAGCTGA
- the sigM gene encoding RNA polymerase sigma factor SigM, translating to MNDTTPAACSDQELLVLHVGGDPDAFGELVRRHRDRLWAVALRTLGDREEAADAVQDALVSAYRAAHTFRGESAVTTWLHRITVNACLDRARKAASRRTAPLDDTERLESLLEPHESAEAPAERQDLHRQLLAALRTLPDEQRAALVLVDMQGYPVAEAADILDVPTGTVKSRCARGRAKLLPLLTHLRTNAGDNTTAERGRNRTPGPPVPPAAAQPRQPDPDAVKGGGGRP from the coding sequence TTGAACGACACGACACCCGCCGCGTGCAGCGACCAGGAGCTTCTGGTGCTGCACGTGGGCGGTGATCCCGATGCCTTCGGGGAGCTCGTGCGGCGGCATCGGGACCGGTTGTGGGCCGTGGCGCTGCGGACGCTCGGTGACCGGGAGGAGGCCGCTGACGCCGTGCAGGACGCCCTGGTCTCCGCGTACCGGGCCGCGCACACCTTCCGGGGGGAATCCGCCGTCACCACCTGGCTGCACCGGATCACCGTGAACGCCTGCCTCGACCGTGCCCGCAAGGCCGCCTCCCGCCGGACCGCGCCCCTGGACGACACAGAGCGCCTGGAGAGCCTTCTGGAGCCCCACGAGTCCGCCGAGGCGCCGGCGGAGCGCCAGGACCTCCACCGGCAGCTCCTGGCCGCCCTGAGGACCCTCCCGGACGAGCAGCGGGCCGCCCTGGTCCTCGTCGACATGCAGGGATACCCCGTCGCCGAAGCCGCCGACATCCTCGACGTGCCCACCGGCACGGTGAAAAGCCGGTGCGCGCGCGGCCGGGCGAAACTCCTGCCGCTCCTCACTCATCTGCGCACGAATGCCGGGGATAACACCACCGCCGAGCGGGGAAGGAACCGGACGCCGGGCCCGCCCGTCCCACCAGCGGCCGCACAACCCCGGCAACCAGACCCAGACGCTGTGAAGGGCGGAGGTGGACGACCGTGA
- a CDS encoding protein kinase family protein, translating into MAERSTAAVDVADNDGDEPSTAQAAKATSDGVDTQNGRAADGPMPEKDGERTNTAPTAAPELHSGHKLARRYRLEECVTRVDGFSSWRAMDEKLRRAVGVHLMPADHSRARSVLAAARSSALLGDPRFVQVLDAVEENDLVYVVHEWLPDATELTALLAAGPLEAHEAYQLVSQVSQAMAAAHREGLAHLRLTPSAILRTSTGQWRIRGLAVNAALRGITSETPQRADTEAIGALLYAALTQRWPYESDAYGLTGLPKGVGLIAPDQVRAGVHRGLGELAMRALANDGATASRQEPACTTPEELSKAVSAMPRIRPPEPAFTAPPEYQHTTYQQGSYGRTSPSGVTTAQSLPVAPPPPPLQSRTGRALKWGVAALLIAALGLGSWQLADTLLERGTQKGNSGTSNNTKPDTDDSGEKKEPAPLTITGAQEYAPDGKPQNAEDVANTYDADTASYWRTKSYIDGPEVKIKDGLGIVYDLGSEQKVSAASIGLKYGGPHTTLTLYATDSKSPKGSVGSMEKIAGTTSSETSLQLTAEKPVETRYVLVWITAMPQAPADDFSGSGYKQAITDVKFSG; encoded by the coding sequence GTGGCGGAACGTAGCACGGCTGCCGTCGACGTGGCCGACAACGACGGCGACGAGCCGTCTACCGCTCAGGCGGCAAAGGCCACGTCCGACGGGGTGGACACCCAGAACGGACGAGCCGCGGACGGACCCATGCCCGAAAAGGACGGCGAACGCACTAACACGGCCCCCACGGCCGCACCCGAACTCCACAGCGGTCACAAGCTCGCCAGACGCTACCGGCTGGAAGAGTGCGTCACCCGTGTGGACGGATTCAGCAGTTGGCGCGCGATGGACGAGAAGTTGCGCCGGGCCGTGGGCGTGCACCTGATGCCCGCCGACCACTCACGGGCGCGCTCCGTCCTGGCCGCCGCCCGCTCGTCCGCCCTCCTCGGTGACCCGCGCTTCGTGCAGGTGCTCGATGCCGTGGAGGAGAACGACCTCGTCTACGTCGTCCACGAGTGGCTGCCCGATGCCACCGAGCTCACCGCCCTGCTCGCCGCGGGCCCGCTGGAGGCCCACGAGGCCTACCAACTCGTCAGCCAGGTCTCCCAGGCGATGGCCGCCGCGCACCGCGAGGGCCTCGCCCACCTTCGGCTGACGCCGAGCGCGATACTGCGCACGTCCACGGGCCAGTGGCGCATCCGCGGCCTCGCCGTGAACGCCGCTCTGCGCGGCATCACCAGCGAGACCCCGCAGCGCGCCGACACCGAGGCCATCGGCGCTCTGCTGTACGCGGCCCTCACCCAGCGCTGGCCCTACGAGAGCGACGCGTACGGCCTCACCGGGCTGCCCAAGGGCGTCGGCCTGATCGCCCCCGACCAGGTCCGCGCCGGCGTCCACCGGGGCCTGGGCGAACTCGCCATGCGCGCGCTCGCCAACGACGGGGCCACCGCCTCCCGTCAGGAACCGGCCTGCACCACCCCGGAAGAGCTGTCCAAGGCCGTGTCCGCGATGCCCCGCATCCGGCCGCCGGAGCCGGCCTTCACGGCCCCGCCGGAGTACCAGCACACCACCTACCAGCAGGGCAGCTACGGCCGCACCTCGCCCTCCGGCGTGACAACCGCCCAGAGCCTGCCCGTCGCGCCCCCGCCGCCGCCCCTGCAGAGCCGTACCGGCCGCGCCCTCAAGTGGGGTGTCGCCGCCCTGCTCATCGCCGCCCTCGGCCTGGGCAGCTGGCAACTGGCCGACACCCTCCTGGAACGCGGCACCCAGAAGGGCAACAGCGGCACGAGCAACAACACCAAGCCCGACACGGACGACAGCGGGGAGAAGAAGGAGCCGGCCCCGCTCACCATCACGGGTGCCCAGGAGTACGCCCCGGACGGCAAGCCGCAGAACGCCGAGGACGTCGCGAACACGTACGACGCGGACACTGCCAGCTACTGGCGGACCAAGAGCTACATCGACGGACCCGAAGTGAAGATCAAGGACGGCCTCGGCATCGTCTACGACCTCGGGTCCGAGCAGAAGGTCAGCGCAGCGTCGATAGGGCTGAAGTACGGCGGCCCGCACACCACCCTCACGCTGTACGCCACCGACTCCAAGTCCCCCAAGGGATCCGTCGGCTCCATGGAGAAGATCGCCGGGACCACCAGCTCGGAGACCAGCCTCCAGCTGACCGCCGAGAAACCGGTCGAGACCCGGTATGTGCTCGTGTGGATCACCGCCATGCCCCAGGCGCCGGCCGACGACTTCAGCGGTTCGGGCTACAAGCAGGCCATCACGGACGTGAAGTTCTCGGGCTGA